From the genome of Parazoarcus communis, one region includes:
- the drmA gene encoding DISARM system helicase DrmA has product MAEGNQQKSPNAWIAIDHGLSGDLTLAPYTLRLKGERSLYQAIADDDWVLILNTACHITRVGRLLRVRSDLETTTIYFDRMLLVDPAISIGLTSLTPPSSGSVGRIQWTDFLESLPKALHKTIAEVPIIEDQAYIRELLQLAVMDDLLGPAGGPRERIVDMGVRDRYLVGKLAPREAAQGGIEGLDGPLANDDFEAPTEAKAPGRHEPGAEFGTATGRVEPESDSADEIDAASNQSLVPSSLGMTFCVDGDADRIEIEARWGRYERVPNDEHELLKSNGQKAKVWQRIPCGGKIVLPLTEGVIPHQAPDSEFPEVRVQGSIRAKNANGDRLVTLFLVNAQEEPDTNRDTAWVFQPELIVRSENDAAKRAIFRRRPVLDADGMDPEREALEMIYRNRVEFAVGHGVAVHAETADDVTLATEVRTTVMPQYEVQVTETPGLDPSDRPAMRQMVSSGLLDMQRLATLDIDPLVDALGMLTKDYAAWIDEQRARVGAEVTGYDTQSQQAMDRCQEIYTRLQQGIDTLKGNEKALAAFRFANRAMATQRVRSQYALAMRRGEDVTIDKFDVLKNRSWRPFQLAFLLLSIPSLADPSHPDRVEPVEAYADLLWFPTGGGKTEAYLGVAAFTMAIRRMQGNLGGYDSSRGLAVIMRYTLRLLTLQQFQRATALICAMEVLRREALDKGDKSLGIEPFTIGLWVGNKVTPGTTEDSHRAIEDVRNPGKYNAGAASPAQLTSCPWCGTEIVPGQDVEVQKDTSGGRTFVYCGDKKGRCDFSKGKSSKQPHPGIPVLVVDEEIYHRPPAMMIATVDKFAMMAWRGQVRTLFGRVGQECERHGLLWQGADCNGNHQAGKRLPSTKAKTISPIRPPDLIIQDEFHLISGPLGTMVGLYETAVDELCGWTLGDKTVKPKIIASTATVRKAREQVNNVFMRRVSVFPPHGLDVEDNFFSVHRPIEEKPGRRYLGVCSPGSSRPAMLIRVYTAFLTAAQELFDHFGEPADPYMTMVGYFNSLRELGGMKRLAEDDVQTRSYRVQMSMVERPALAQRSISNIRELTSRVSSQDIPKYLDNLEVKFKSEFDTATGKYVTRWQEGDTRAIDVVLATNMLSVGVDVNRLGLMAVNGQPKGTAEYIQATSRVGRSFPGLVCTVLTWARPRDLSHYETFEHYHATFYKHVEAQSVTPFSPRAMDRGLTGAMLSLMRLENDVFSPNEGAGQLSMSNQAEMTDAIKILATRAGNVAEDNSRKQLAETELKERADEWAKEVSKGGRILAYEKRGPEKDKTVALIKSPGLQAWDNWTVPMSMREVEPGVRLIMNTSHITDDHDWKPRPATKDDD; this is encoded by the coding sequence ATGGCTGAAGGCAACCAACAGAAATCACCGAACGCCTGGATCGCCATTGATCATGGTCTTTCCGGCGATCTCACGCTGGCACCCTACACATTGCGGCTGAAAGGCGAGCGTTCACTGTATCAAGCCATCGCCGATGACGATTGGGTGTTGATTCTGAACACCGCTTGTCACATCACGCGGGTCGGGCGGCTGCTGCGGGTTCGCTCCGATCTGGAGACCACCACGATCTACTTCGACCGCATGCTGTTGGTCGATCCGGCGATTTCGATTGGTCTTACTTCGCTCACCCCGCCTTCGTCCGGCAGCGTTGGCCGCATTCAATGGACGGACTTCCTTGAGTCGCTTCCGAAGGCATTGCACAAGACGATTGCCGAAGTGCCGATCATTGAGGATCAGGCCTATATCCGCGAACTGCTGCAGCTGGCCGTGATGGACGACCTGCTGGGCCCCGCTGGCGGCCCCCGCGAACGCATCGTCGACATGGGTGTGCGGGATCGCTACTTGGTTGGCAAACTGGCCCCGCGTGAGGCCGCACAGGGCGGCATTGAGGGGCTGGACGGGCCACTGGCCAATGACGACTTTGAGGCGCCTACGGAGGCCAAGGCTCCCGGACGTCACGAACCGGGGGCGGAGTTTGGAACGGCCACCGGGCGTGTAGAGCCGGAATCGGATTCGGCTGACGAGATCGACGCCGCCAGCAACCAGTCGCTGGTGCCCAGCAGCCTCGGCATGACCTTCTGCGTCGATGGTGATGCCGACCGGATAGAGATCGAAGCGCGCTGGGGCCGGTACGAGCGTGTACCGAATGATGAGCATGAACTGCTCAAGTCCAACGGGCAGAAGGCCAAGGTGTGGCAGCGCATTCCTTGTGGCGGGAAGATCGTGCTGCCGCTTACCGAAGGCGTGATTCCACATCAGGCACCCGACAGCGAGTTTCCCGAAGTGCGCGTGCAGGGCTCAATCCGGGCCAAGAATGCCAATGGCGATCGGCTGGTCACCTTGTTTCTGGTGAATGCACAGGAGGAACCGGACACCAACCGCGACACGGCGTGGGTGTTCCAGCCCGAGCTGATCGTTCGTTCGGAGAACGATGCCGCCAAACGCGCCATCTTCCGGCGCAGGCCGGTGCTGGACGCAGACGGTATGGACCCGGAGCGTGAAGCTCTGGAGATGATCTACCGCAACCGCGTCGAATTCGCCGTGGGCCATGGCGTTGCCGTCCATGCCGAAACCGCAGACGACGTGACGCTGGCCACCGAGGTGCGCACCACGGTGATGCCGCAGTACGAGGTGCAGGTGACGGAGACGCCCGGCCTCGATCCATCCGATCGCCCGGCGATGCGCCAAATGGTCAGCAGCGGACTGCTGGATATGCAGCGACTGGCGACCTTGGACATCGACCCGCTGGTCGATGCCTTGGGCATGCTGACCAAGGACTATGCCGCGTGGATCGATGAGCAGCGCGCTCGCGTCGGGGCAGAAGTGACCGGCTACGACACTCAGTCGCAACAGGCGATGGACCGATGCCAAGAGATCTATACGCGCCTGCAGCAGGGTATCGACACGCTGAAAGGCAATGAGAAGGCGCTGGCCGCGTTCCGGTTTGCCAACCGGGCGATGGCCACGCAACGCGTGCGCAGCCAATACGCGCTGGCCATGCGCCGGGGCGAGGATGTCACCATCGACAAGTTCGATGTGCTGAAGAACCGCAGCTGGCGTCCGTTCCAGTTGGCGTTTCTGCTGCTCTCCATTCCGTCACTGGCAGACCCGAGCCACCCGGATCGCGTTGAACCCGTCGAGGCTTACGCCGATCTGCTGTGGTTCCCCACCGGTGGCGGTAAGACCGAAGCCTATTTGGGCGTGGCCGCCTTCACCATGGCCATCCGGCGCATGCAGGGCAATCTCGGCGGCTACGACAGCTCACGCGGCTTGGCCGTGATCATGCGTTACACGCTGCGCTTGCTGACGCTCCAGCAGTTCCAGCGTGCCACAGCGTTGATTTGCGCCATGGAAGTATTGCGCCGCGAGGCGCTGGATAAGGGTGACAAATCCCTTGGTATCGAACCTTTCACCATCGGACTCTGGGTTGGCAACAAGGTGACGCCTGGCACGACGGAAGACAGCCATCGCGCCATTGAGGATGTCCGTAACCCCGGCAAATACAACGCTGGCGCGGCGTCTCCCGCGCAACTCACCAGTTGCCCCTGGTGCGGAACTGAAATCGTTCCAGGCCAAGATGTTGAAGTTCAGAAGGATACTTCGGGCGGTCGCACCTTTGTTTACTGTGGCGATAAAAAGGGCCGCTGCGACTTTTCAAAGGGGAAATCTAGCAAACAGCCACATCCGGGGATTCCGGTACTGGTGGTAGATGAAGAGATCTACCATCGCCCGCCGGCGATGATGATTGCCACCGTGGACAAGTTCGCCATGATGGCGTGGCGTGGTCAGGTGCGCACGCTATTTGGTCGCGTGGGCCAAGAATGCGAACGCCATGGCCTGCTGTGGCAAGGTGCCGACTGCAATGGCAATCACCAGGCGGGCAAAAGACTCCCTTCGACGAAGGCGAAGACCATCAGCCCCATTCGCCCGCCAGACCTGATCATTCAGGACGAATTCCACCTTATCAGTGGGCCATTGGGCACCATGGTGGGCTTGTACGAGACTGCCGTCGATGAGCTGTGCGGCTGGACACTTGGCGACAAAACGGTCAAGCCGAAAATCATCGCCTCCACGGCGACGGTACGCAAAGCCAGAGAGCAGGTGAATAACGTCTTCATGCGCCGTGTTTCGGTGTTCCCACCGCATGGACTGGACGTGGAAGACAACTTCTTCTCAGTCCATCGACCGATTGAGGAAAAGCCGGGACGGCGTTACCTCGGGGTGTGCTCGCCCGGCAGTTCGCGCCCCGCGATGTTGATCCGCGTCTACACCGCGTTCTTGACGGCAGCACAGGAACTGTTCGATCACTTTGGCGAACCCGCCGACCCGTACATGACCATGGTCGGGTACTTCAATTCCCTGCGCGAGTTGGGCGGCATGAAGCGCTTGGCCGAGGACGACGTGCAAACGCGTTCCTACCGGGTGCAGATGAGCATGGTGGAGCGACCCGCATTGGCACAACGGAGCATCAGCAACATTCGCGAGCTGACATCTCGGGTATCAAGTCAGGACATCCCCAAGTACCTCGACAACCTGGAGGTCAAGTTCAAATCCGAGTTTGACACTGCAACCGGCAAGTACGTGACCCGCTGGCAGGAGGGCGACACGCGCGCCATCGATGTGGTGCTGGCGACCAACATGCTGTCCGTGGGTGTTGACGTGAACCGGCTCGGGCTGATGGCGGTTAACGGGCAACCTAAAGGAACAGCTGAATACATTCAGGCCACCAGTCGTGTCGGGCGTTCCTTCCCAGGCTTGGTCTGTACGGTGCTGACGTGGGCTAGACCGCGCGATCTGTCGCACTACGAAACCTTCGAGCACTACCACGCCACGTTCTACAAGCATGTCGAGGCGCAATCGGTAACGCCGTTCTCGCCGCGCGCGATGGACCGTGGTTTGACTGGCGCGATGCTGAGTTTGATGCGCCTTGAGAACGATGTGTTCAGCCCGAACGAAGGCGCGGGCCAACTGAGCATGTCCAACCAGGCCGAGATGACGGATGCCATCAAGATTTTGGCTACTCGCGCAGGCAATGTCGCTGAAGACAACTCGCGCAAGCAGTTGGCTGAGACTGAGCTGAAAGAACGTGCAGACGAATGGGCGAAAGAAGTCAGCAAGGGAGGGCGCATCTTGGCCTATGAGAAGCGCGGCCCCGAAAAAGACAAGACCGTTGCATTGATCAAGTCGCCCGGCCTTCAGGCCTGGGACAACTGGACCGTACCGATGTCGATGCGAGAGGTCGAGCCCGGCGTGCGTCTGATCATGAACACGAGCCATATCACGGACGATCACGATTGGAAGCCTCGTCCCGCAACGAAGGATGACGATTGA